In Ctenopharyngodon idella isolate HZGC_01 chromosome 20, HZGC01, whole genome shotgun sequence, the following proteins share a genomic window:
- the kcnk5b gene encoding potassium channel subfamily K member 5b: protein MAESDKGPILTSIIIFYLSIGAAIFQILEEPNLISAQDDYNNKTDSLLKKYPCLKRDDLDEIIKVVAEAAGRGVTVTTKNKLNNWSWENAVIFAATVITTIGYGNVAPKTIGGRLFCILYGLCGIPLCLTWISELGTFFGGRAKRLSQVLLHKSLNVKKVQFICTIVFLLWGFLVHLIIPAFVFMIFENWTYLEGLYFSFTTLTTVGFGDYVAGVNPDTVYPNLYRFFVQLWIFLGLAWLSLFFSWNVHMVVEAHKVLKKRRLRRHKLPIDDVPEKKEVKKAQKPSPRSGVIDIFEFMSEKVEDYTDVIRAIGAAEKRKKKQEEELARSKSCSDLLQGLVIPLDHSPRLKRRFSVSANMCMVISGESMNGLNNNQEAQTLLKEHHRDLKDPKIVREGIKKSEKPRHCAWDTRKSDPSIFQSPVQSPTVTTSNSSSRFSVSKVSEDHLLGKRKSIG, encoded by the exons ATGGCAGAGTCAGACAAAGGACCTATTTTGACCTCAATCATCATTTTCTACTTGTCTATCGGAGCCGCGATATTTCAGATCCTTGAGGAGCCGAATTTGATATCAGCTCAAGACGATTATAATAACAAAACTGACAGTTTATTAAAGAAATATCCTTGCTTAAAGCGGGACGATCTGGATGAGATCATTAAG GTTGTGGCTGAAGCGGCTGGAAGAGGTGTGACTGTAACAACCAAAAATAAACTCAACAACTGGAGTTGGGAGAATGCAGTTATTTTTGCTGCCACAGTCATCACTACCATAG GTTATGGTAATGTTGCTCCGAAGACAATTGGAGGCCGTTTATTCTGTATCTTGTATGGACTGTGTGGCATTCCTCTTTGCCTCACCTGGATAAGTGAGCTGGGTACATTCTTTGGCGGCAGGGCAAAGCGCCTGAGTCAGGTGCTTCTCCACAAAAGCCTCAATGTG AAAAAAGTACAGTTCATCTGCACCATTGTATTCCTTTTATGGGGTTTCCTGGTTCACTTGATCATCCCAGCCTTTGTGTTCATGATCTTTGAGAACTGGACTTACTTAGAAGGACTGTACTTCTCTTTCACCACCTTGACGACTGTTGGTTTCGGTGACTATGTAGCAG GTGTGAACCCAGACACTGTATACCCCAATCTCTACAGATTCTTTGTGCAGCTATGGATCTTCCTGGGTCTTGCCTGGTTGTCACTGTTCTTCAGCTGGAATGTGCATATGGTGGTTGAGGCTCATAAAGTTCTGAAGAAAAGGAGGCTGAGACGCCACAAGCTGCCCATTGATGACgtaccagaaaaaaaagaggTAAAAAAAGCCCAGAAGCCGTCGCCTCGCTCTGGCGTCATCGACATCTTTGAGTTCATGTCTGAGAAGGTCGAAGACTACACCGATGTCATCCGAGCTATCGGAGCAGCTgagaaaaggaaaaagaagCAGGAGGAGGAACTGGCACGGTCCAAGAGCTGCAGTGACCTACTGCAGGGCCTGGTCATCCCACTCGATCACTCTCCTCGTCTGAAACGGCGGTTCAGCGTCAGTGCAAACATGTGCATGGTCATTTCTGGAGAGTCAATGAATGGCCTCAACAACAACCAAGAGGCACAGACACTACTGAAAGAGCACCACAGAGACCTAAAAGACCCTAAGATTGTTAGAGAGGGAATTAAGAAATCTGAGAAGCCCAGACACTGTGCATGGGACACCAGAAAATCTGACCCATCAATCTTTCAGAGCCCTGTTCAAAGCCCTACCGTTACCACCAGTAATAGCAGTTCGAGATTCTCAGTGTCCAAAGTATCAGAAGACCATTTATTAGGGAAGAGAAAAAGCATTGGTTGA